AACAATTAATGTGTAGCTAGAAGAATTTAAAATCCCTTTGAGTGGACTTCCAAAATTGTTCAAGTGAATcaagatttaaaattttatgtccctaaattcatgttcataatATCATACCCAACAAGTAGTTCATGTTACGCAAAGGAGTTTATACTTTTAAGTGTGCACAGTATGAATCTTTTGCTTAAGTACTGATATTTAATCTCAACACAATTacacaattaattaaataggaaatcaatacttgaaaatgtatgaaatgaaatgaatgtaTGACGTACATGATACACGTATGAAACACACGAGctcatttaaataaatatactaGTAAAATATTCACAATGTATTTCACTCCTCAAccaaaatttcttatttcttggaTATTCATAATTTTACGTGCATTTTTCTCCTTATTCCCAAAATTAATTTAACAGCGTATACTGAATTAATAGATGACATGTCCTATTTGTTACCGAGATTATAATCAAATCATGGCTCgataattaattgattttctttgttGAATATTCTAGTCGATGGATAGTAGTTTCAATGATTAATATACAATATTAATTATAACCTTACATGGTGAATATTAATATTCAAAGAGATTTATTAGCCATTTTCTTAcattttgtgtgatttatttagATGAAACGTCCGACTTTCATCACGATTATAGCCAAATTGTGGCTCAacaattaattgtttaaatttctttgtTGAATGTAGTCTTATAGAAAGTTTAAAATAAGTGGAAATGCACACAAACTCGCttcattttaaaatgttaattaaaaTCAACCATTGGCTTAAAAATAGCCAGAACTCCTCATCTGAAAAGttaatcagattttttttttttaacaacgATCAGTAGTTTGCACAATGATCTTTAACATTAGGGCTAAGAATAAAGactattttgagttttaatttcttaaaatttaacatCAAGTTGAAtcatgattgtttttttttaaaaaaaatattatttatttaaggtcTTAATTagctatttttaattataatttgaagaGATTTTCTAAAGTTATTCTGTGAAACAAAAACTTGTCTAACTCCTAAACGTATATCCAAACTAAAGAGGTTATGTCTTACGATACTtttagcctcaaaaatcacctCAGATGCGTTTTTACTATGCTCCGCCACAAAGCTCGCCCCAAAACGCCTTGCAAAATGTAAATTAGCAATTCTACAATCAATTTTCACTCAATTCTCAAATTGGGGTCTCTCTTTTCTTTCCacaactattttttaaaaactaatattatgattttttttttctgttttcttgGGGTGGGAGAGGGGGGAGAGATGAGTTTTAATTAAAGGGAAACTTTCGCAAATagccactataataaacttaattatgctatatagttatagtttgcatatttacgggcTGTAGCTACAGTTTAAGCTATCTCATTGTATAATTCACAGGTTTGTTTAATTCATGGATATATTTGtattcagttatttttgtataaactcaaaataacaaatttatacaattacatatATCAGAAGTGTAATCagttattcaaattatatatattatacaaattttgaattatacaaaagttatacaaattccaaattatacaaaaaaattataaattttattatacaaattccgaattatacaaacgtgcaaattatacaaaactaaatcaactaattaactagtatatgtttgcttatacgcgtaattttcccttttaagtGTTGGTTTGTTTGACTATGGGCCTATATGTCTCAACCCATGTAGTTAGCATGGGCCTAATGGTCCAAAGTTAGGCCCAAGATAGCAAACCGGAAGGTACCATTTCCATAAACCACTCTAAAACCCTTGATCGAGATGATCACAGATCGATCGGAAAAAATGTCAATGGCTCTAAGTATCAGAAAAGCCGCCGGAGCTTCGACACTGTTCAAATTACTCAACTCCAAATCCCAAATTACTACTGCCGCTCCTTCAATCACACGCTTTTTTTCCTCCATTACAACTTCAGATTCAAATTCCTTGAGCAATGAGCAGAAAAACTCTACTGAGCCAAGTAATTGATTCATCCGTTTACCTCTTTTTCTTATTTACACTTTATGTTATGTGATATTTGTTCATTTACATTAGGTAGAATGTATATTTTATGTCGAGCCGATTATCAACACATTTAAGTTGGCTGTATTTCGCATATGGTTAttcaactaatagttattatctctcagaaagttattttcttgttgaagaaaattggaatctaagaagaaagatgactttgagataataactattaattaACTGATCATTTGAGAAATCAACTCCATTTGTGTTGTGTTCAGAGTATTTTTGGTATAGTTAGAGATTTGATTAAAGTATTGAAATTGGTGTGTTAGAGAATATTGCTAATTCATTTATCCTAAAAGAAATTGAGTAGGAGTATGAAACAAACCAAAAATGGAACTATAGGTTTCTTTCCATTTGCCGAAACTTTGCTCAATTTTCGTGAGTAGAGTCACTTGATAACTATGTATTTGTGCGGGTGGGAGGTAACATGTATCTAGTGGAATAGTCCATGTGCGCGCAAGCTGGCAATACATCATCATTATTggggaaaaaaaaatctatactTGATTTATATGGCTGGAGCATCCAAAGGTGTAGCGTAGTAGCATAGTGGTCAATGACATGAATGCAAACCTTGGAGTCTAGGTTCAAATCTCAGCAATAAACAAAAgcacaataattaatttcttcTCACGTGCCTAAGCCTTGGTGAGCAGAGTTACTTGATGTGTCTGTTGGGGGAGGTAGCGTTATCTGGTGGTAAAGTTCATACGTCAGTGTtatccaaaaagaattaaatgattaatatggCCAGTCGTAACTAGTTTGAGATTGAGCTCTAATGGTTGGTTTTGTTTACTTCCATTGAAGGTCGAAGCTCTGTTATTCATTTCCCTGTGTTTATTTGCAGTTCTGGTGACGGGTGCTCCACAAGAATTCAAGATGGAGAACCCGTTTCAGTCAGTAGGACCAAAAGAGGTGCTAGAAGTGGATACACTGAAGGATGGTATACTTGTGAGAGTGGCAATGCCTGGCGTTGGTGAAGATGGGATTAAGGTATGGTTAGAGAACAACACGGTTTACTTCACTGGCAAAGGAGAAATAGAAGTGGAATCTGAGGAATCAGGGAGGAAATATGGAGGGAGTCTCGAGTTTAGCACTGATTGCTGTAAAGCTGAGAAGGTTGaagcacaaatgaaaaatggtATTCTTAGAATGGTAATTAAAGGTGAGATGGGACAAGATTGAATGTTTTAATGTTCTCTTTTTGTTCATCTTGTTGATATATCCTTTGTAGTATGAAAACTTTGTACCATTTTGGGAAATGTTTGATCAAAGGTCTATACTATATGATGGTTGTTGAAATTACTCAATTAATATGGATCAGAATGCTTGCAAATATTGTTTGagaaaaatgatatttcttGTTGTGTCTCTTGAATCTTTGGTACTCCATTCCACTTAGTTTGACATGTTACTATTTGGAGAGTTTGAAGGTTCGTTTTAGCTACACAAATGAAATGACTTGtagccacacaaatatctatggTTTGTTCTAAATCACACGTTTCAACAGTCTTTCTTTCATTCTGAAACTTTGTGCCTAGTGAAACactatcacataaattgatatGACCTTACCTCTTCGTTAAAAAGGAAGAGAGGTTGTTGTTTCCAAAAGATACTCAGCTAGCAGGTTATTTAAGTTCACTATTGAAttgatttatgtttttcttatcTGGTAGAGTATAAAGAAACTAGAACTTTATACAATGAACAAAAGTAGAAACTCACAAGTAATCAATTGGAACACAAGATTCCCAACAAATAAACATTTGAATGAATATGTATTTGACTCCTTTGTTAGCATGATAAATTCATACATGTCAACCCCATGAATGAATGTTCATCAATCAAACTCTTTGTTCTTTCGATTAATCAACCATCTTCATGGTTGTGCTCCAACGGAAGTTCAGTAAACTAAAGAAGAAGGCGAAAATTCGGCTATGGTGTTCATTGATCTTGTGGTTCTTTACTGCACCATTTTTTTCCTGGTGATGATTTCTAACATCTCCTCTTACAATCACTTGCTTTTTCCCAACATCGATTGTATACTCCCTCATCCCTGTCAATATTAGTcacaataatttaaatttcagAACTTTATGAGCATGTATAAAAACTCTATACAAGTGCATAAAGGTAGCTAAGAGTAAAACACCTAATTAGTAGAAATAGGcaaatttaacttaaaattccCGCTTCAGGAGTTGAGAATCGTaaaatttcatgtcaaattACAGCGgaaacaaaaatattactccttatgtctcaatttatatggtCCACTCTCTTTTTTAGTCCATcctaaaaactaaaaagaatgaaatatttttatatttaataataatttaagtttaaaatattcattttattcttgatgaaatgatttatacCTACACAAACATATACGACTTATTTTAAagtacaaatttcaaaagttttctttttctttcttaaattcttcGAACTTCATCACATACATTAGAACAGAGAAGAACATAGAAAGTATGATTTTTTCCATTTGTCGATATATGTAACCGTGGGAGGCATAGGTACCCTATGTAATTAGTGATTTATGCAAGCAAGAATATGATCAAGTTGTCAATGAAATGGATTAAGAACCATTCATTTCTCGCTGAggcaaaaaaaaatactaacacCTCATACAAAATTTCTGAACTTCCCTACTTTTATATGTTAACATAAAAATAACGAGCTGACTTTGGAAATCACgattataaaaatgaaataaaaattcacAAACATGTAATAACCCTAAGTTTTTTTTACCTGTTATTCTTgacatgatttgagatattctGCTCCTGCAATGTGTGCATCCCAAATCTGCATTCACCACCACCACCTGAAACTAATATCCACTAACCTTCATTAGAAAActaaatacataattatattttttcctttgctaaaacacaaattaagatgatgaaagaaaaaagttataattaattaagaactTACTGATGGAAGCTTGAGATTAGCAACACTTAACAAAGTTTGtttttgacattttgatttCTCCATTCTATTGCTATGAGATTTTTTTCTCTGATTAAGAGGAAGAGAATTGTTGGCCTAATGGACTAATTATTGTATTCTACAGCCTGGTCAGCATATATATTAATACATCCTACTAAACCTTATCTAtcctaattaatatttaatcacTTTTCAACATTTATACTCTAATACATTTAACGTATAGGAACAAACtagaatatttattattataatccTGGCTTTATGTCATTATGTGCCAGATTACATAGATTATTAGGATGTGTTTGGAAAACGTTTCTCTGCAAAATAAGCGATTTTTAATTTCTTACGTATTTGAtaagtaaagaaaatattattctaaaaatatttatatataatttactagAAAGAGTGCAGAGAGGCGGAGCTAAGTGGGGGTTCcttgtatttgtattagaaaattaaataaatatatatgtatactaaGTTGTAAACcccttaataaaatgatttgatGGTTTAGTAGAATCCCAAACTCCTAATCCTGACTCAACCTGTGTGTATGAGTGGGGGTGTGTTGTGGGTATGGAGGAGACCAATAACGTGGAATTGTGACTTGTAAAATTTATCTTTCCTACTCTTTCTAAGAAAGtcgttttcttttatttttgaaaacattttaattaatcaaacatATGAGATAGTagcaaaacattttttttttcaaaaaaaaaattattccttTGGTACCAAACAGACCCTAAGATAAATGTATTCAAAATTAGAGTCATGAAGAATAGTTGGGTAAGAGTTTGGCATGTTATGGCCATCAATAACGAACTTGTACCTTCAAGGTGGTTTTCATGTTCCCATCacatacttttatttaaatactttatcttaatatatgttgcactcttctttttttaatctgtTCCGAAAAAAATGttacctttttataattaaaaatacattaactttaaattatttttcttacacttaatgagatgatttatagtaattcaaatatctaaaatttgtttattttttcttaaattttatatgaaGTCCACTAgtattacataaattgagacggagtAGTAAAATAATAGTAGGTGCTCATATTCAGAAGAATCAGAGAGCTTTGCCAAAGATATTAGTAGTTTATTTTATCTGTATGGGAAGtaccataatttatttattagtcTGTGAAGCAGGTAAAACAGCTACTGGTAAGAGAGGATTGAAGTTTTTAATATACTCCTTCCGTTTCAACTTATGTgatacatttcatttttttggaaatcaaaCCGTTTAAGTTTGACTGAAACTTTTTTCAGGAAATCttcaaactttttaaaatgaaatttatatatttgtaaactatataaaaaaatactataagtcacaataattgacaatttaaaatatttaaaagatacaagaaaaatttattatcaaaaatattcttgtttgaatttcaaaatacgAAATATATTACATAAAGAAACATATGGAGTAATATATAAGAACGAGATACCTAATTATAGTTGGAATAATTTAAAAATGCCGCCAACTAACCATATGAGTAATGAGGAGCAGGTCAATCAGTTGACCCCTACTAGCCTAATCCCACTAGGTCCAGTACTTTAGACGGTTAgaccatattttttttctttctttggtaATTGCTATGTTCGAGTCAGTTTACCTGTGCAGTTAAAATTTTGGACATACGAAAAGCATTTTTGTTagtaatttaaacttgaaagtTTATAATTCCTAACTCACTTTATCAACCGTTATATCTCATGTTACAATTAGCTCATATGTATACTCTTATTTTTATAGCATattttcaaaaggaaaaaacaatcAATAAGGTTACACACATTTTATATTAGTACAAATAATAGAGTTTAAACCAAGTAAGTCATACGTGCTGTGATAGAATTTTGAACTCGAATTCGaacttataaaatttaaatcttgaatttgatgtagaCCTTATCTCTACCTTAAAGATAGAGAAGTTTTTAAACTCGTGACTCAAGGAAAAACattccaaaattaaaataaaaagtaaaagcaTAACAAAGCATTCTAAACAGtgactacaacaaaataatgcataatcaaagtataagaaataatagCTAGTAGTAGAAATCAAAGGACAAAAAACTACTCGAGCAACACCACTACCTACTAACCTATTACCCTAATTTGTGTTCTTCACAACCTCCTATCTAAAGTCATATTTTTGGTAAGTTGAAACTGAGTCATGTGTGGCCTAATCACCTTTCTCCAGTACTTCTTCGCCTACCTCTCTACCTCTCCTGAAACCATTCAAagtcaacctctcacaccttCACATTGGGGGCATCTGTACCTCTCATCTTCACATGCTCAAATCATTTTAAGTCTTGTTTCACACATTTGTCCTCCACCGGACCACTTTCATCTCGTCTCAGATATCcttatttctaattttatctCTCCTAATATACACACACATCAAACGCAGCAGAACACGATTTTGTAAATGAAGAAATTTGAAGATAGACAAACTTGACAAGTACAGCTTTCAAGTCTTAAGGGATATCAAACAAATACATGTGGATGTGAAACAGAActtctaaaatattgaaaaagggACAGCCCGGTGCACTAAagttttttattcttataaaaACTTGAATCGGTGACCTCCTAGTCACATGATAACAACTTTACCAGTTACTCCAAAGTTCTCTCTGGCAGAATACTTGCAAATAATGCCCTTCGAACAATATGTGCAAAAATCTTCAAATTACAATACAAAATCTTAGACCAAAGGTATTTTTGTTATCTGGAGAAGTTTTGATGATGAAATCAGCTGCTTTTACTACCAGGAGAAAAAACAGAAGAACAAATTCCCACAGGGAAGACAACACTTGGTGTCTTCCTCTGAATCTTCGTCAACCTTGTCTGAAATTCCCTCTTTTGCTTCTTCATCAGTATCTCTTTGTACAATTGCCGGGTTTACAGTAACTGTAAAGCGAATATTATTGAGAGATTGAAAACTCAATACAATGCAAATTCACATATGTATACTTTGAAAAGACTTAAACATACTAACTAACTTCGATTAGACAACCAAATTTGATCGTAAATCATTTTACTTACCTCTATTATCAAAGGCATAAACTTTAAGCAGGTTGTTTCCCAAATCTTCCTGCTCTTTTTGAATCTGCTCGGCAAAATTCACAAGGGTAGGAGAACATTGATGCAACTCAACTAACTGTAGTGTCATACTATCCGCGAATCCTTGAGGAATCTCTTCTAAATGACGGCAATATCTGATAATTACGTGCTCAAGGCATGGGAAATAATCATCAGCAGCTCTCCAATACATGATGTCCAAATCGTCAAGGAGAAGGAACTTCAATGCAAGATATCCCATCTCTGTGACTTCCCACATTGCTACTGAGCCTGAACCCACTTCAGCATAGAAGGCATAAACCTTCAATTGGAGCACCTCGAGTTTGGGCAACTTGCTAATGATTGTCATGTCCTCCCATGGTAAAAAAGTGCGACGAAGTGTCAACTTTTTGAGATTTTGTGGGAAAGAATCCGCACACGGAAGCCTGAAACCTGAACATTTCAAGCCATAGCCACCAGCTGCAATTTTTAGTGCCTCAAGCTCATGCAGATGTTTTAGATTATCTAGCCATTCGGGCTCATCAAAAAATTCGTCAGAACCACCAAGAACCCCCAATTTTTTAACATTCCTAATCCTTTCAAATATTTCCCTTGTACAACAAGAAGGATTCAAACCAGAAACATTTAGCAAATTTTCCAAAATCGGGTGCTTAGCTGATATGTTCCGAGGAGGATATAAGAACATGGATGTACAACGAAGATACCTCAACTGATACACTTGCCAAATTCCAATTGGTAAGGATACGCTCCCGCCTAGTGTTGGATGGGATTGAGAAACAATGAGAGTTTCTAAATTCCAAAAATCGGCAAGTGCTAGATCCTCAGGAACCTTATATGCTGTCAATGCCAAATACCTTAAACCAACTAGGTGTAGTATTTCACTAGGGAAATCACTGAATTCCACCGCCTCCAAGTCCAACACTCGAACAAGTTTAAAATGACCTAGGCTTAATAAAAAATCTGGCCATAATTCATCGGCAGAAAAATGAAGAGAACGTGTTTTCTTATGAGTAACATCATCAAAATGAATATGATGATAAGTACCATTTGAACAAACTGACATCCAGCGACAACCTTCAGGAGGAAACTCAGGTCCAAAGGATTCGCGATATATAACATAGGAATACAAAAGCCTCTCCCCTTCAGCTTCTCTCAAGCATAAATCATGTAGAAGATCATGAATTCTACATGCCTTGATTGATCCTGCCAAACTTCGTCTGCTAAAAACAAGAAGATTTTTATCAATAAGATCATGTAAAAGATTAGCAGCCACTTTTTCCAATCCCTCGAGCCCCTTTAG
This genomic stretch from Solanum stenotomum isolate F172 chromosome 10, ASM1918654v1, whole genome shotgun sequence harbors:
- the LOC125841751 gene encoding 14.7 kDa heat shock protein-like: MITDRSEKMSMALSIRKAAGASTLFKLLNSKSQITTAAPSITRFFSSITTSDSNSLSNEQKNSTEPILVTGAPQEFKMENPFQSVGPKEVLEVDTLKDGILVRVAMPGVGEDGIKVWLENNTVYFTGKGEIEVESEESGRKYGGSLEFSTDCCKAEKVEAQMKNGILRMVIKGEMGQD
- the LOC125842285 gene encoding uncharacterized protein LOC125842285, which gives rise to MEKSKCQKQTLLSVANLKLPSFQVVVVNADLGCTHCRSRISQIMSRITGMREYTIDVGKKQVIVRGDVRNHHQEKNGAVKNHKINEHHSRIFAFFFSLLNFRWSTTMKMVD